CACAAAGatgcatgtttgatgtttgatgtttgatgatatgtgtatccaaaatcctgatatgttctggagcactgatgatgacaagatgaaatggttgttaagttctaatgtatataaattagcattatttgtttgtaaagcctggaaaaagcagcagatgtgtttgtttaaataggtcagtattttgttttgttcatctcTATTGTGcttattgtctggtgtttgatttttggtgtgtatttttggtgttttataagcccatgtaagggctgggcatgttctttatgcaagacacaataatgataaaaacattcattcattcattcatgcacaaACACCAGCTAATGCTTTACATATACTATACATCTCCAAACTTGACTGAATTCATAGTGTTATAATgaagtgtttttgtgtctttacaGTAACGTCCCTCCTCAGCCGGCCTATTCTTACTACCCAGATGATGAGTTCCAGCATTTCTACCGCTGGACCTCTCCTCCAGGCATCCTTAAAATCATGGGCATCATCGTCATCGTGTTGTGCGTGGCCATATTTGCCTGTGTTGCCTCCACGCTGGCTTGGGACACACAGGGAGTTGGCCTGGGAGGCTTCGGGGCATTGGTGGCTATGGGGGAACCTATGGGGGGGGTGCATATGGAGGCAGTTATGGGAATAATTATGGTAGCTTTGGAGGCGGTGGGTATGGACCTGGAAACAACTATGGCTACGGTGGGATTGGAGGGAACTACAATGACCCAAGGAAGGGCAAAGGGTTCATGATCGCCATGGCAGCCATCGTCTTCATCTTCGCCCTCGTTGTGTTCATCATCATCGTGTCTCATCAGAGCCTGTCGCAAAGTAGGAGGTTCTACCTAGCCTTGGTGATCATCTGTGCCATCCTGGCCTTGTTAATGCTAATAGCCACCATCGTCTACCTGGTGGCAGTGAACCCTATGAGCCAGTCTTACGGCTCAGCCTATGGAAACCAGATCGCAGGGCTGTGCGCTCAGTACCAGCAGCCACAGCCTTCAGGAGCGTTCATCAACCAGTATCTCTACCACTACTGTGTCGTGGAACCACAAGAGGTAGAACACACATATATGACTCACACACTATTCTCTTAATCCTTTTATCTAAACAAGGGGATGGGTTTGTTTAACTACCTCTGGTTTATGTCTCATTTCAGGCCATCGCCATTGTATTTGGATTCCTGGTGACCGGAGCCCTGATCGTCATGCTCGTCTTCGCTCTGATGACACGCAAAAGGATCCAGGAATACGGCAAGAGCAACATTTTGTGGAGAAGAGTGAAGGTCATTGATGATAATGCCCCCCCCCAGGATGTGGAAGCATGGGTGAGTGATGGTTTATGTGCTCAagagtaaagtgtgtgtgtgtgcgctctgATGAACCTTGAGTGTGTCACTGAACTCACACAACCTGTTTGGTGGCTGTCACCTGTTTATCAGTGGGGGAGGGGAAGTGTGGAGTAATGTGCTGCTCCATCCTGGTATTGGTGTAGGCTTGGTTTCAAGGTGTGGCACACATGATAGTTTCAATCTTATGTTAGCATTTTCTGTAGTAGGAAGGATTCCAACAGTACAAACTATACTATCAGTAAATTCAGATAATAAACACTCAACATTCAGTATTTACATATCATGATGAATCCAGCTTTTTGGGGCTATTTATAGGACTGTTTTGCAACTACTCCCTCATCTAACATACTCTAGAAAGTTGCAACAAGTGGATGAGTCATTTTGGTAATAGTTTAATGTCATGATGAGATTCAGCAGAGCCTAGTCTTTGCTGTTGAATTCACTACAGCTTGaacaagaaaaggaaaaacaggTCTGACTGGTATTTCAAACCATAAGGCCCGCCAGTAAATAGACAACAACATGATACTGAGAGCCCAGTGGTATTTACTGCAGCTTGTGGGAATTTAGAAAAAGTGCTGAGAAGGGATGGAAATGATCAAGATTGTATCTATTACTACTCTTATCTGTCAGGtgcattcttttattttttaaggtTGGGTTTATTGGTAAAATTGGGAACAGAactatttgtttttacattctttttCATTTGTGGATATTTAATTAATATATAATTAGTTTGAATTAGAAGGAATGTGCAGCAGCAGTGTTTTGAACTAATCACTATCACAGACTCTGATTTTGCCATGATGGTAATATGAAACACATTTCATAAGTAATTATTTACTGCAAAAGAAAATAATCTTCCAGTAATCATTTGTAAAGATAAAATTTAAAGCAGGACTTTCAGTATTTTGGTTTTCCTGCGGCCTCATGAACTGCTACACCCTCCTGCTCTGAAACTATAAATGACCGTTCAATTCACATTAAAGTCATGAAATGACTGATAATGAAACGGTCTTTGGGCTACTGTCACTTTTAATCATTAACTCCTGTTCCTGATTGGACTCCAGGCTGCCAGCATAATGGTACATATTATAAACAGGGCACACAAATGAACTATGAGCTCACAGCAAACTGTGCATTTCTCCACCTGTACTTATTTTGCTACATTTCGTGATAGAACGCTCACGTAATAGAAAAATATTTGTTGTACTTCTGCATCTATGAGTGACATGTCCACTTTTCTCATGTAGTTCTGAAGTGTAGTGAGAATCAGCTGCTGTCTGTAGGTGTTTGAGCTGCTCTGATCAGTGTGTAACTGACACCCACCCCaggaaaatcacaaaaatgcaacacagaaaaatatcttggtaagaaACAGTGGATGTGGGGAAGAAACAAAATTGAGAGAACTTTTATGTCTCCACAACATGTAGGAGATGTATTTTCTACTTTTCTTTCTCCAGAACCATTTGGAAAACTGATCAAATCAGAGCTTATTAAATCTTCGTACTTAAATTATTTTGTCCTGGGGGCTGTTTAGTTCTTGGTTTTGCTGAGGTCGTGTCATTGCAGCCACCTGCAGTACAATCATGCAGTAGACTGTGTTCTGCAGCGGTGCATCAGGGTGTAGCTCTATAATGTCGCATACTTTTAGCAGACAAGTCCATGCAGGCTCATCATTCCAGAGTTGGTAGAGATCCAAACTGTTTGTAGGAGAAATTCACCCGTGAACTGACAATTTAGGTAAAACTACATGATTtacgcttttatttattttttttgtgaattgtTTTGTACAGGTGAACAATGTGTCCGTCCCTCCACAAGAGATTCCAATCTCAGACTATCCTGAAAAGCTGAGAAGCTCCAGGAGTCACCTAGATGATGAAAGCTCTAACTATGACAAACCTCCCTACAGCTACACCCCACAGTGAGTATACTGACAACAAGGGAACATTTCATGTCAACATGTGTTAATGCAGTTGAGCTTCTTGTCATATGTGAATTGTAATCTTTACAAATTCACTCCTCTCACAGTCAGATGTCAGGGTGAGTACTTAAGGAAGTCCAATGTGTCTTGTACTGTAGATTGATGTTACTGTCCCCCAGTGCAATGGAAACTAAAATATATTAT
This region of Sphaeramia orbicularis chromosome 12, fSphaOr1.1, whole genome shotgun sequence genomic DNA includes:
- the oclna gene encoding LOW QUALITY PROTEIN: occludin (The sequence of the model RefSeq protein was modified relative to this genomic sequence to represent the inferred CDS: deleted 2 bases in 1 codon), which gives rise to MSSRPNGSPPPYESENGYNVPPQPAYSYYPDDEFQHFYRWTSPPGILKIMGIIVIVLCVAIFACVASTLAWDTQGVGLGGFGAGGYGGTYGGGAYGGSYGNNYGSFGGGGYGPGNNYGYGGIGGNYNDPRKGKGFMIAMAAIVFIFALVVFIIIVSHQSLSQSRRFYLALVIICAILALLMLIATIVYLVAVNPMSQSYGSAYGNQIAGLCAQYQQPQPSGAFINQYLYHYCVVEPQEAIAIVFGFLVTGALIVMLVFALMTRKRIQEYGKSNILWRRVKVIDDNAPPQDVEAWVNNVSVPPQEIPISDYPEKLRSSRSHLDDESSNYDKPPYSYTPQPAMEEERPLHNGAPYSSTSEIASSAGRPKKRRAGRPRRTDGQDFDTDYASSGDELDDNDFDSEFPPIANDQDRNNYKREFDRDHQEYKDLQAELDAINKNLSEVDRELDELEEGSPQYLDALDEYNRIKKVKKSADYQMKKRRCKYLKGKLNYIKKLVSDYDRRG